GATGCCTTTGCGACAAGGGGGGCGATTCTGTCTCTCCATGGCGGGTGTCTCATGCCGCGCGAGACCTGTAACCCCCTGCAAAAAAGCGTTTTGGGTCTGTCTCACGGGCCCTGTGTCAGCGAGACAGGGAGCCTCTGAGACTGAGACGGTCGCATCGGTTCCGGTAAGGGTCGCGGGGGTGTCTCAGGGCGGGTTCGGCCGAGCCTCGTCACCCGGGGCATCCCGGGGGGACGGCCCATGGGCCGGGGTGCGGGGAGGACGAGAGCCGTCTCCGCCGGCCCGGGCCGGCGCCCTCAGTGGCGGCCGATGCGGTGGCGGCGCAGGCGGCGATAGAGCGTGGCGCGGCTGATACCCAGCAGTGCCGCGGCCTGCTCCCTGTTGCCGCCGGCCTGTTCGAGGGCTTCTTCGAGCCGGCGCGCCTCCTCGATGTCGGATGCGGCCGCCGGGGCCCCCGCCGCTTTTTCGGGTGCGGAGGTGGAGGGGGCTGGCGAGGAACGGGCGAAGTGCGGGTCGGTGGCCAGGGCGTCGATACCGATCGGGTCGCCCTCGCTGACCAGCAGCAGGCGCCGGACGGTGTTTTCGAGTTCGCGAATGTTGCCCGGCCAGTCGTGGGAGCAGAGCTGGCGCATCACCGCTGCGGTCATCCGGGGCACCGGTCGGCGCGCGGCGGCCGCCTCCCGCTCGAGGAAGTGACGCACGAGGAGGGGGATGTCTTCCCGCCTCTCGCGCAAGGGCGGGAGCTGAATCGTCACTCCGTTGAGCCGGAAGTAGAGATCCTGGCGAAAAGTCCCTTCCGCCACGCGGGCTCCGAGGTCCTGGTGGGTCGCGGCGATGATTCTCACGTCCGTGGAGACGACCTGGTCGCTACCGAGGGGGCGGAATTCCTTTTCCTGGAGTACACGCAGCAGCTTGGCCTGCAGGCCGGGGCTCATTTCCCCGACTTCGTCGAGCAGCAGGGTCCCGCCGTTGGCCAGTTCGAAGAGGCCGGGGCGGTCCCGGTCCGCGCCGGTGAAGGCTCCGCGCCGGTGACCGAAGAGAATGCTCTCGAGCAGGGTCTCGGGAATGGCGGCGCAGTTTTCACTGAGGAAGACGTTCTCGCTTCTCCTCGAGGAGAAGTGCATGGCGCGGGAGATGACCTCCTTGCCTGTACCCGATTCGCCGAGAACGATCACGGGAACGTCCGTGTCCGCCACCTTCTCGAGCAGCTCGAAGACCCGGCGCATGCTCTTGGAACGACTCACCAGGTCGCCGAAGCGGTAGGTGCGGGCGGCGGCCTTGTAGTGCGCGTCGCGCTGCCGGGTCACCTTGCCCACCAGCCGGCCGTAGGCCAGGGCGACGGCGGCCTGGTCGGCCAGGGCCCTGAGCAGACGCAGATCCTCGGCGCTGAAGAGCGTGCGGTTGGCCCGGGAGTCGACGTAGAGCGTGCCCAGGTCGCGGCCTTCCATGCGCAGGGCCACACCCATCAGGGAGCGGATGCCCAGGGCGCTGACCGAAGGCACCCTCGCCAGGTCGGGATCGCTGCGCACGTCCGCGATGAGTACGGCGCCTTCTTTCGCCACACGGTCCTGCACCGCCTGGGAGAACTCGAGCCCTTCCCCGCGGCCTCCGCCCCGGTCGGTTCCGGCGGCGAGCAGCCATTCGCCGCCTCCCTCGTCACGCAGCAGCAGCAGGCCACGCTCCGCTCCGCAGGATTCAACGGCCAGGGCCACCACGCGCTCGAGCAGATCTTCGAGTCGGCCGCCCTCGGTGATCGCTTCACAGACTTCGTAGAGACGGGCCAGGGTGCCCGCGGCATCCACGCCGGGGCCCGTGCTGCTCAGCCGGTCGGCCCGCGAGAGGATCGCGGAGCGTTCCGGATCGGAGAGGAAAAGGGTGCGCCGGGATTCGTCGCTGATCGCCCCGGCCACTTCCCGCAGGGTTTGGGCCGCGCGTGTCAGTCGCAGGGCGGCACGGGCGGTCTCCCCCCGGGACTCGTAGGTTTCCGCCGCCAGGGTCAGCAGGCGGACTTCGGTGGCCACCGGTCCGTGACGGGCGGCGAGTCCGGCACCTTCCTCCGCACAGGCCAGCAGCAACCCCTCCTGGCCCAGCTCTTTCCAACTCGAGGCGCGTTCACAGAGCAGTTGAACCCGCAGCGCCGGGCCGTCCTCTCCGGTCTCGCCGAGCTGGGTGTCTGCCTCGTCGAGCAGGGTCAGCGACCGGGCGGGGTCGCCGGCGAGCCGGGCCAGCCGGGCCAGTTCGACCGTGGCGAGGAAGAGCTGTCGGTGGGCGTCGGCGGGCAGGGCCTGCTGCCGTACCTGCTCGGCGCACCGGCGGGCCTGTTCGAGGCGGCGGGCCCGGCGCAGATCAGCCGCCACCGCGAGCTCGGCGAAGAGTCGTTGCCGCTCTTCGCCGAGGGCTTCGGCCAGGTCTCGCGCCAGGCGGTTGTGCTCGCGGGCGGCGCGGGTGTCGCCCAGGTGGGTCAGCGCTTCTCCCATGGCCAGGAGGGCGGCGATGCGAGGACCGTGGCGTCCGACGATGGCCGAGTGTTCGATCAGCCTCTGCCCGACTTCCAGCGTTCGTTCGTACAGGCCCATGCGGTTGAAGAGGAAAACCAGGTTTTCCATCGCCAGTTCGACGGGAATTCCGGGAACCTCTGAAAGCTCTTCGATCAGCGATTCGCTCAGTCGCCGGGCGGCCTGCAAGTCGCCGAGGCGGGTGAAGACCAGCGTCTCGTTGGTGCGGGCCAGCAGGGCCCAGATCCTGTCCCCCAGCTCGTGGAAGATCTTCTGGGCCTTGCGCGTGGCCTCGATGGCGGCGGCGCTGCGGCCGGTGATGGCGTAGGGCAGGGCCACGTCCTGCAGGCCGTAGGCCAGTTCCCGGCGGTTTCCGGTCTGCTCGGCGAGTTGCAGGGCGCGCTCGAAAGGTTCGAGGGCGAGGGTATGGTCCCAGCGGGCCCAGAGGATCGAGGCCAGGACCTTGTTGGCCAGGGCCGCGGCCCGCGGATCGTCGGCCTTTTCCGCCAGTTCGATCGCGGCGCGGGCCGTGCGCTCGGCCTGCTCGCCCCGGCCCCTCTCGCGCAGTGCGGAGGCCAGCTTGCTCAGGGCCGTGGAGCGAGCGGCGAGATCATCGAGACGTTCGGCGGTCTCCACCCAGTCCCGGCAGACCTTTTCGAGAGCCGCGGCGTCGTGGGCTTCCCGCCAGGCCCGCGCCAGGCGCGGATAGACCTCGAGACGGGCCGGATCTTCGGGGGCCATCCGGTCGAGGGCGGCCTGGAAGAAGCGGGCGGCCCCCGCATACTGCCAGCGTTCGAAGAGCTGCTCGGCGGCGGCCAGCAGGTCGCCCTGCGCGCCCGCTCCCTCCGCGGCGGCCAGGCTCTGCTCGGCCAGGAGCACGGCGTCCTCGTCGTGACCGCGGAGATGCTCGGCCCAGCGTTGGTGCCAGCGGCGCCGCTGGGCGGCGTCGAGGCCCTCGAGCAACGCTTCCCGCAGAAAGGCGTGGGCCAGGTCCAGGCGACCGTCGCCGGTATGGCGGAGCAGGCCCCGCTGCGCCAGGTCCAGCACGCGGGCCCGGGAGAGATGGCCCGCCACGGCCTCGAGTTCCGCCTCGTCGACCTCCCGGCCGGCGGCGGCCAGGGCGGAGAGGATGTCGCGGTCCTGCTCGTCGAGTCTCTCGAGCCGGGCCCGGATGGCCTCCTCCAGCGTCCGGGGCAGGCCGCTGGGTTCGACCCCCTCGCGCTCGATCGTGCGTTCGGCGAGTTCCTCGAGGAGCTGATGGACGAAGAGCGGGTGTCCGCCGCTGGCCGACCAGAGCTGCCGCGCGATGAAGCTCGCGCGGGCGGGGCCGAGGCGCTGGGCCGCCAGCTCGTGCACACTCGCCGCATCGAGGGGTGTCAGGCGCATCTCGTCCACCAGTCCCTCGACGGCCAGGCCCTTCTTCCAGGGCCGTGTGTCGTCGCCCAGCGGGCGGGCGGCGGCGAGCAGGCGGAGCGGCAGCCGGCGGGCGCGCCGGGCCAGGTGCCAGAGGAAGTCCAGCAGTAGCGGGTCGGCAAGATGCAGGTCGTCGAAGACCAGGACCAGGGGGCGTGCCGCGGCCAACTCGCAGAGCAGCGAGATCAGGCCGTCGACCAGGTGAAAACGGCTGACCGCGATCTGCTGTTCACTCGTGCGGGGGCCGAGTACCGCGGGGCGGGGGAAGAGACCTTCGAGGCAGGAACTGTGCCGATCGAGAAGCTCCCGGGCGAGAGCGTCCCCGGCGTCGGCCGAGGCGAAGAGCCGATCGATGATGTCGCCGATGGGGGCCAGGGCCGAGCGGATCGGCGCGTGGCAGGCCGTGTGGGCGATCGCCACGCCCCGGACGCGCAGTTCCGCGATGAGGGCTTCGATGAAACGGGATTTTCCGATGCCGCCCTCGCCTTCGAGGAGAAGCAGCGGCGGCCGGCCCTCCTCGACTTCGGAGGGCGAGGCGTGAAGCGCGGTCAGCGCCCGGGTGAGTTCCTCCTCGCGTCCCACCAGGGAGGCTTCGTGGGTCGCCAGGAGCAGGGGCTGCGATCCCGTCCAGGGGGCCAGGGCATCGATCACCTCGCCTGCGTCGGCGAAGCGCCGGGCGGGGTCGATCTCGAGCAGCCGCAGCGCCAGGACGCTGAACTCCTCGGGGACGTCGGGGCGCACGCGGGAAGGCGGGAGGGGCCGGGCGGCGCTTCCCGTCGCAGGATCCGCCAGCGGCAGGTCACCGGTGAGGGTCTGGTAGAGGACGACTCCCAGGGAAAAGAGATCGCTGGCCCGGGTGGGCGGTTGCCCGAGCAAGACCTCGGGGGCGATATGGCCGACACTGCCGGCCGGCGGCGGCGCCGTGCCGCTGTGTCGTCGGGCGAGGGTCAGGTCCATCACCGTCACGGCCGCGGGAGCCGCCGCTTCGGCTTCGGCCTCGACGAGAATGTTGCTGCTCTTGAGATCCCGATGGAGCAGACCATGGCGGTGAAGCTGGTCGATGCCTTCGAGGGCGTACACCAGGGCCGCGGCGATGAACGACAGGGGACGACCCCGACAGGCCTCGGCGAAGGGCCGGCCCTCCACCAGGTCCATGACCAGGTAGGGACGGCCCGCCGCGGCGGGGTCGGTGCCGAAATCGTGGACGCCCACCAGCGAGGGATGGCGGAGCAGGGAGAGCACCCTGTATTCCTCGGCGAGAGCCTCGAACGCGCCGGTTTCCCGGGATTCTGCCCGGAGCAGCTTGAGGGCCTTGCGGCCCAGTTCTCCGCGGCCGTCCTTGACCCGGAGCACCGTGCCCTGGCTGCCCCGGCCCAGCAGGTCGATGACCTCCCAGCGTCCCGCGACCACCCGCAGGAAATCGGTGTCGATCGCCCAGCGTTCCATCCAGCGATAGATGGTGGCGCGGGAGATCCCGAGCAGACGACCGGCTTGCAGCCGGTTGCCGCCGGTCTGCTCGAGCGCTTCGACAAGCTCCTCGCGGCGGATCTCTGCCCCTCGACTCACCATTTCTTCCGCGTTCTTCCGGCGTGCCTTCGCCGGGAACTCCCCTCGTGTGATGTACGGTGACAGAGGTTTCCAAGCCACGTCAAGAGTGCAGTTTGAGCGGCGACGAGTGCGGCCCGGCTCGGCGGTGTCCGGGCTTGTTCCGGATGCGGTCTCGGGGGTAGAGTCCGGTTCGCGCATGGGGCGCGACGAGGAGGCCGGCGGGTGAGCGAAAAGCGGCGCGAGCAGGGCTTTCACATGACGTCCGAGGAGTTCCGGCGCTGGGGCCGGGAGTTGATCGACTGGATTGCGGACTACCACGAGCGGGTCGAGGCCCTGCCCGTGCTCTCCCGTGTCGAGCCCGGCGCCGTCCGGGCCGCCCTGCCCGAACACCCGCCCCTGCGGGGGGAGGATTTCGGACAGGTGCTGGGGGATCTCGAAGAGAAGGTCCTGGCGGGTATCACCCACTGGCAGTCGCCGACGTTTTTCGCGTTTTTCCCCGCCAATGTCTCTTTTCCGTCGATTCTCGGAGAACTCCTTTCCGCCGGCCTGGGCGTCCAGGGCATGCTCTGGACCACCAGCCCCGCCTGCACCGAGATCGAGACCCTGGTGCTGGACTGGATCGTGGAGATGCTCGACTTGCCCCGGGCGTTCCACTCCAGCGGCGAGGGGGGCGGCGTGATCCAGGACTCGGCTTCCAGCGCGACCCTTTGCGCCCTGCTGGCAGCCCGCCATCGCGCGACGGCGTCCGCCGAGGGGCCCCTGGTGGCCTACGCCTCGACCCAGGCCCATTCTTCGGTGGACAAGGCGATGGAGATCGCCGGGCTGGGCCGGCAGGCCCTGCGGCGCATTCCCGTGGACGAGAACTTCGCCATGCGACCCGCGGCCCTGGCCGAGGCGATGGCGGCGGACCGGGCGGCCGGGCGCGTTCCCTTCTTCGTCGTGGCGACCGTCGGCACCACTTCCTCGCTGGCCTTCGATCCCCTCGACGCGATCGGCGCCCTGGCCCGGCGGGAGGACGCGTGGCTTCACGTGGACGCGGCGATGGCGGGCACCGCGGCCCTCTGCCCCGAGTTCCGCTGGATCCACCACGGGCTCGAGGCTGCCGCGAGCTACTGTTTCAATCCTCACAAGTGGATGTTCACCAACTTCGACTGCGACTGTTTTTACGTGGCCGACCGTCGGGCCCTGGTCGAGGCCCTGAGCGTGGTGCCCGAGTACCTGCGCAACCGGGCTTCCGAGTCGGGGCGGGTGATCGACTATCGTGACTGGCAAATACCCCTCGGGCGTCGCTTTCGGGCCCTGAAGTTGTGGTTCGTGATCCGGCACTACGGCGTCGAAGGTTTGCGGCATCACGTCCGCCGCCACGTGGAACTGGCCCGGGACTTCGCCGAATGGATCGAGGCCCATCCCGACCTGGAACTCGCCGCTCCCTGTCGACTCAACCTGGTGTGCTTCCGGCATCGCGAGGGTGACGCGGCCTCCGAGCGGCTGTTGGATCGGCTCAATGCCAGCGACCAGCTCTACCTGACCCACACCCGGCTGAACGATCGCTTCGTCTTGCGCATGAGCATCGGCCAGACTCATACCGAAGAGCGCCACGTCGACGTGGCCCGGGAAGCGATCCAGCGGCTCCTGTAGCGGCCCTATGCCGCCCGCCTGGGCCACCACCAGGCGCTCAGGGCGAGCCACCCGCTGAAAATCGCCCCCGACAGGGCCCCCTGGACCAGCAGGGAGAGCAGGCCCCCGGGGGCGGGCAGCAGGCGGCGCAGGAAGAGCACCATCCCCGCGGCCACGAAGCCCGCCGGATAGACGCGCAGCACGACCTCTCGCAGAAACCTGCCGGCTTCGATGCCCAGGGGGGGGAAGACAAGGCGGAATTGCAGAGGCAAGGCCAGGGCGTAGCCGGCCAGCGTGCCCGCCACGACCCCGGCCACGCCGAAACGGGGAGCGAGGGCCACGGACAGGGCCAGGTTCAGCGTGGCGGCGACCATGGCGATGGCCGACAGGCGGCGGACCTGGGCCTGGGCGATGGCGCTCTGGCCGGGAAAGTTGGTCAATCCGGCGAAAGCCCAGTAGCTGACGAAGACGGCCGAGGGCAGCGCCCATCGCTCCCACTCGGCGCCGAGCCAGATCCGCAGGAAATCGCCCGAGAAGATCATCGCCGTGCCGACCACGGGCAGGACCAGGGCCAGGTGGTAGCGCGTGCCGCGGTAGAGTACCTGCTCGATGGCCGAGCGATTGCCCCGGGCGGCTTCCCGGGCGACCAGAGGCATCAGGGCCGACCCCAGGGTGCCCTGGAACTCGCGCACCAGGTTGTGCAGGCGAGCGGTGACGTGATAGCAGGTGACCGCTTCGGCCGAGACCAGGACGCCGAGGATGACGTGGTCGGTCTGGTAGAAAATCAGCGAGGCGAGCTGCATCAGGGCCAGGGGGGCGCCCACCCGCCACAGGGCGCGCAGCCACTCCCGGGAAGGCGGTGGGGGGGGACCCGCGGGGCGTGGCAGGCGGGATCCGGCCACCAGGGCCAGGGCCAGGGCCTCCGCCGCGCGAACGCCGGCCAGGGCGGCGAGGACCAGCCACAGGGGGCCGGCGGCCCGGGCGACCAGGAGCGTGGCCACCGAACCCGCGATGGCGGCCAGGCCTCGCACCAGGGCCAGGCGCGGGTATTCCTGGAGCCCGGCCAGGGTGTCGCCGAAGACGTTGCCCACGAAGCGCAGGGCGAGCAGCAGGCCCGCCAGGGCGAAGATCAGCCGCCCTTCCGCGAGGAGGGACGGGGGAAGACGGAACAGGCCCACGCCGCCGGCCCAGGCGAAGAGGGCCAGGGCGCCGCCGAGGAACAGTCCGAGGGCTCCCAGCCACCGGGTGGCCAGGCGTACCAGGGCCCGCAAGGCCGCCGTCTGTCCGCGCCCGGCGAGGGCGGCGATCTCCCGTGTATAGGCGCCGGCCAGTCCGGGGGCCAGGGCGCCCACCAGGCCGGAGAGCTGCAACGCGAGGGCGAAGAGGCCGAAGCGCTCGTTGCCGTAGACCCGGATCACCCAGGCCGTGGCCCACAGGCCCATGGCCGCCGCGATCACGCGCAGAGCCAGGTTGGCGCCGGTATTGCGCAGGAAGAGGCGGGTCAGCACACCCCGGGGAAGGGAGCGCGCGGGGTCGGAGCCGGCCGTCGGGGAGTCAGACACGAGGCGCAATATAGCGGCCCCGGGTGGTCCCCGTCAGCCGGAAGGTCGGTGGTGGTAGAGTGTGCCGTCCGCCGCCCGGAGAGGCGGCGCGGGAAGGAGAGCCGATGAGTCACGCTGCCGGGGACGAGATCAAGGGCCTGCCGGACAACGCGAGGAGGGAACTGGCTCCCGGTGAGCACTACGTGCCGGTGATTCCCGACGAGTCCGGTGTGGCGGAGGTGACGCTTCGCTCGGTGACCCTGGGGCTGATCTTCTGCGCGGTGTTTTCCATGGCGGCCGCTTACCTGGCGTTGAAGGTGGGGCAGGGGATCGAGGCGGCGATTCCCATCTCGATCCTGGCCATCGGCCTCTCGCCGCTGTTCGCCCGCAAGAGCACCCTGCTCGAAAACGTGATCATTCAGTCCATCGGCGCCAACTCGTCCCACGTGGTCTCCGGTGCGGTGTTCACCATTCCCGCCCTCTACATGCTCTCGGCGGTGCCCGGATCCGGAGTCCCGCAGCCCACCATGCTGCAGGTGATCGTCGTTTCCTTCCTCGGGGGGTGCCTGGGCATTCTCTTCCTGATCCCCTTGCGCTATCACTTCATGGTGGAAATGCACGGCCGTTTCCCCTGGCCCGAAGGGACCGCCACCACCGAAATCCTGCTTTCCGGCGAGCGAGTCGGAGGCCAGGCGAAGATCCTGGCCATGGCCGCCGGCCTGGGCGCGCTCTATGACGGACTGGTCACGACCTTCCACGCCATGGCCGAGGAGATCTCTTTCCATGCCGTGGGGCTCGGCAACCTGCTCTCCCGCCACTTTCTCCAGCTCCGGGTGCTGAACAATGCGGCGATCGTGGGCATCGGCTATATCGTCGGTCTGCGTTACGCCGCGGTGATCTGCGCCGGATCGTTCCTTTCTTACTTCGTGCTGGTGCCGGTGGTGCATGCCATCGGGCAGCACGTGAGCATCGTCCTGCCCCCCGGCGCGGTGCCCATCGGCCGGATGAGCCCTGACGAGGTCTTCACCGGATACGTGCGCATCATCGGTGTGGGTGGCATCGCCGGCGCCGGGATCCTGGGGATCGTCTCTTCGCTGCCCTCGATGATCCGCTCGATCGTGGCCAACATCGCGGGTATGCGTCACCAGGACACCCGCGCGGCGACGGAGGTGCCTCGCGTCGACCGCTCCCTCGGCGGTCGAACCACCATCGTGGGCCTGGTGATCTTCGCCCTGGCGGCGCTTCTCTTCTTCTCTTTCGGGATCGGCGCGGCCAGCTCCCTGGGCTACGCGGTGGTGGGCACCCTGCTGGTGATGGTCATCGCCTTCCTCTTCGCGCCGGTCGCGGCCCGGGCGATCGCCATCGTGGGTACCAACCCGGTGTCGGGGATGACCATGTTGACGCTGATCATCACCGGCGTGGTGATGCTCAAGATGGGTCTGAGCGGCGGCATGGGGATGTTCGTCACGATGATGATCGGGGGCGTGGTCTGCACGGCTCTCGCCGCTTCCGGCGCCCTGGCCTCCGATCTGAAGATCGGCCACTGGATCGGGGCCACGCCCTCGCGGCAACTCGCGCTGAAGTTCCTCGGCACCCTGGTCGCGGCGGTGTTCTGCGGATTGGCCCTGTGGGTCATGGCCCAGGCGGATCCTTCCCAGGGTTTCGGGACGCGAGCGATTCCGGCGCCCCAGGCCTCGGCGATGAAGGAGATCCTGGTCGGCATCTTCGGTGCCGTCTCGCAGCCCCTGCAATGGTACCTGTTCGGCATCGGCGTGCTGTTGGCGATGATCCTGCGCATGGCGGGGGTACCCGCCCTGGCCTTCGCCCTGGGCATGTACTTGCCGATGGAGCTCAACACGCCGGTGCTTCTCGGCGGCATCCTCTCCTGGCTGGTGGCTCGGCGGGGCGCGGGAGAAAGTGAAGAGGTCTCCCGCCTGCGCAGCGATCGCGGCGTGTTGATCGCGTCGGGGCTGATGGCCGGCGGGGCGATCATCGGTGTGGTGGATGCCATCGCCAACGCCGTGATCAAGGGATCGACGGGAAGCACCCGGGCCAAGGCCGTGGTGCACCTGCTCGACGACGCCAGCTTCCGCGGTGCGACGGGCGAGATCGCCGGCATCTTGACCCTCGTCGCGCTCTGCGTGTTCATCGTCGCTTTCTCCCGTCGGGCGGCCGCCGACTGAGGGTCGCATGGGCCGCGAGGAGGACCGCTACCTGGCCGTGGAGCGCGGACCCGAGATCGAGATCAAGGTCAAGGGGTCGCGGTTCATCGGCCAGGTCCTTCCGGCTTCGGACCGGGAGCAGGCGGCCGCCGGACTCCTGCAGGTACGGCGCCGATACCACGATGCGACCCACCACTGCTGGGCCCGGCGGGTGGGAGCGCCGGGTCGCGACAGCACACGTTACGACGATGACGGCGAGCCCCCCGGCACCGCCGGCCCGCCGATTCTGGGAGCCATCGAAGGGGCGGGGGTGTACCAGGCGCTGGTGGTGGTCACGCGCTACTTCGGCGGCACCAAGCTGGGCAGCGGCGGGCTGGTGCGGGCCTATGGTGAAGCGGCTCGGGATGCCCTGGCCGCCGCGCCCCGGCGCGCGGTGTGGCTCGAGCAGGCTCTGGAGTTGCGTTGCCGGTGGGAGGACCTGGGGACGGTCGAGGCGGTGCTGGCGCGGGAAGGCGCGTGGCTGCGCGGCGTGGAGCGGGAGTTCGGAGACTGCCCGCGGCTGGAAGTGCGGGCCCTGCGTTCGAAGGCGGGCGCGCTGATCGCCGCGCTGACGGAGGCCACGGGCGGGCGGGTCCGGGTTCAGGCCGTCGAGGAGTGATCCGCGGGGAGCGTGTCAGCAGGTTCGGGGCGGTGGGCGAGGGCTCGTCGCACGCCCCGCGGAAGCGAGCGGCTCCATGCCCTCCAACCCCGCTTCTCGAAGGCGATTGACGCCCCCCAGGCGCTGGCCTCCGACGAGACCTCCTTCATCCAGGGATGAGAGCCGGCGGTGGAGGGCGGTCCTGTCGGGGCGTGCCGTTCCTTACGGCTTTCCCCGGTGGCGGTCGGCGAGCTGGGCCAGGGCCTCCGGGTCGAGCAGGCGCAGGCGGCGGGCGGAGAGGGGTTCGAGCAGACCTTCGCGGGCCAGGCGGCTGAAGATGCGCGAGAGAGTCTCGGGAATCGTGCCCAGCAGGCTGGCGAGCTGGCCGCGGGAAATCTCCAGCTCCACCACCGGCTGCGCGCCTTTTTCCACTGCGTGCAGGTCGAGCAGGTAGGCCGCCAGGCGGGAGGGGACTTCCCGCAGGGAGAGGTCTTCGATCACCCCGGCGAAGTGGTGCAGCCGCCGGGCCAGGGCCGCCAGCAGCTTGAGGGCCAGTTCCGGGCGCTGGCGGAGGAAGGTCAGCAGGCCGTCCCGAGGCAGGAAGAAGGTGCGCACCGCGTCGAGGGCCAGGGCGGAGGCCGGGTAGGAGCCGCCGGCAAACACCGGCACCTCGCCGAAGATCTCCCCGGCAGTCCAGATGTGCAGGATCTGCTCGCGTCCCTCGGCGCTGGACTTGAAGACCTTGACCCGGCCTCCGAGCACCACGTGGAAGCCGACTCCCGGCTCGCCCTCGTTGAAGATCACCTGGTTCTTTTCGTAGCGCTGGACCCCTCCCAGGGCGGCGAGCCGGCCGAGTTCGTCGGGGCTCAGGCGGGAAAAGAGGGGCAGGGCGCCGAGCACCTGCACGAGGGTCTTCATGGGGCGCTCGCCGCGCCGCCCGGCTCGAGCATCGCCATGGCGTCGGGCCGGGGGCGGTCGGCCTGCTGGTCCCAGTAGGGCGACAGGCGGCGCAGGCTGGCCACGATGCCCGGAAAGACCTCGACGATGCGTTCGACGTCCCGCTCGCTGTTGTAGCGTGAAAAGCTGAATCGCACCGATCCGTGCATCGCGGTGAAGGGGACGTCCATCGCCCGGAGCACGTGGGAGGGCTCGAGGGAGCCGGAGGTGCAGGCCGAGCCGCTGGACGCGCAGATGCCGTGGGCGCTGAGCTGGTAGAGCATCCCCTCGCCCTCGATGAAGTGGCAGGAGAGGTTCGAGGTGTTGCCCAGGCGCTCGGCGCCGGCGCCGTTGACGCGGGCGAAGGGAATGCGCGCGAGCAGGGCCGACTCCAGCCGATCGCGCAGGGCGGTGATCCGGCCGTCGTCCTCGGCATGACCGGCCACGGCCACTTCCAGGGCGCGAGCCAGGCCCACCACGAAAGCCACGTTCTCGGTGCCGCCCCGGCGACCCTCCTCCTGGTGCCCGCCGAGCAGCAGGGCGCGGCAGGGAGTGCCACGACGGATGAAAAGGGCTCCGACCCCCTTGGGGGCGTGGATCTTGTGTCCTGAAAAGGAGAGCAGGTCCACGTGGGGCAGGGCGCGCTTGAGATCCAGCGGCAATTTGCCCGCGGTCTGGGTCGCGTCGGTATGGAAGAGGATCTCCGGGTCGGTCTCCTTGGCCAGCCGGGAGAGCCGCTCGATGGGAAAGATCACGCCGGTTTCGTTGTTGGCGTGCATCACACTGACCAGCAGGGTGTCGGGACGCAGGGCCCGCACGTACGCGTCCAGGTCGATCCTGCCGTCCCGGTCGACGCCGATCCAGCTCAGCTCGTAGCCTTCGCGTTCGAGAGCCTGGCAGACGGTGAGCACGGCGGGGTGCTCGACCCGCGTGGTGATGATGTGTCGCCGTTCGG
The Acidobacteriota bacterium DNA segment above includes these coding regions:
- the nifS gene encoding cysteine desulfurase NifS; translation: MEIIYADNNATTRVAPEVLEALLPYLRDDYFNPSSMYEAARSAAAAVDAARRSVARSLGGVAPREILFTSCATESNNTAILGCAKARPERRHIITTRVEHPAVLTVCQALEREGYELSWIGVDRDGRIDLDAYVRALRPDTLLVSVMHANNETGVIFPIERLSRLAKETDPEILFHTDATQTAGKLPLDLKRALPHVDLLSFSGHKIHAPKGVGALFIRRGTPCRALLLGGHQEEGRRGGTENVAFVVGLARALEVAVAGHAEDDGRITALRDRLESALLARIPFARVNGAGAERLGNTSNLSCHFIEGEGMLYQLSAHGICASSGSACTSGSLEPSHVLRAMDVPFTAMHGSVRFSFSRYNSERDVERIVEVFPGIVASLRRLSPYWDQQADRPRPDAMAMLEPGGAASAP
- a CDS encoding oligosaccharide flippase family protein, giving the protein MSDSPTAGSDPARSLPRGVLTRLFLRNTGANLALRVIAAAMGLWATAWVIRVYGNERFGLFALALQLSGLVGALAPGLAGAYTREIAALAGRGQTAALRALVRLATRWLGALGLFLGGALALFAWAGGVGLFRLPPSLLAEGRLIFALAGLLLALRFVGNVFGDTLAGLQEYPRLALVRGLAAIAGSVATLLVARAAGPLWLVLAALAGVRAAEALALALVAGSRLPRPAGPPPPPSREWLRALWRVGAPLALMQLASLIFYQTDHVILGVLVSAEAVTCYHVTARLHNLVREFQGTLGSALMPLVAREAARGNRSAIEQVLYRGTRYHLALVLPVVGTAMIFSGDFLRIWLGAEWERWALPSAVFVSYWAFAGLTNFPGQSAIAQAQVRRLSAIAMVAATLNLALSVALAPRFGVAGVVAGTLAGYALALPLQFRLVFPPLGIEAGRFLREVVLRVYPAGFVAAGMVLFLRRLLPAPGGLLSLLVQGALSGAIFSGWLALSAWWWPRRAA
- a CDS encoding YigZ family protein, which encodes MGREEDRYLAVERGPEIEIKVKGSRFIGQVLPASDREQAAAGLLQVRRRYHDATHHCWARRVGAPGRDSTRYDDDGEPPGTAGPPILGAIEGAGVYQALVVVTRYFGGTKLGSGGLVRAYGEAARDALAAAPRRAVWLEQALELRCRWEDLGTVEAVLAREGAWLRGVEREFGDCPRLEVRALRSKAGALIAALTEATGGRVRVQAVEE
- a CDS encoding oligopeptide transporter, OPT family produces the protein MSHAAGDEIKGLPDNARRELAPGEHYVPVIPDESGVAEVTLRSVTLGLIFCAVFSMAAAYLALKVGQGIEAAIPISILAIGLSPLFARKSTLLENVIIQSIGANSSHVVSGAVFTIPALYMLSAVPGSGVPQPTMLQVIVVSFLGGCLGILFLIPLRYHFMVEMHGRFPWPEGTATTEILLSGERVGGQAKILAMAAGLGALYDGLVTTFHAMAEEISFHAVGLGNLLSRHFLQLRVLNNAAIVGIGYIVGLRYAAVICAGSFLSYFVLVPVVHAIGQHVSIVLPPGAVPIGRMSPDEVFTGYVRIIGVGGIAGAGILGIVSSLPSMIRSIVANIAGMRHQDTRAATEVPRVDRSLGGRTTIVGLVIFALAALLFFSFGIGAASSLGYAVVGTLLVMVIAFLFAPVAARAIAIVGTNPVSGMTMLTLIITGVVMLKMGLSGGMGMFVTMMIGGVVCTALAASGALASDLKIGHWIGATPSRQLALKFLGTLVAAVFCGLALWVMAQADPSQGFGTRAIPAPQASAMKEILVGIFGAVSQPLQWYLFGIGVLLAMILRMAGVPALAFALGMYLPMELNTPVLLGGILSWLVARRGAGESEEVSRLRSDRGVLIASGLMAGGAIIGVVDAIANAVIKGSTGSTRAKAVVHLLDDASFRGATGEIAGILTLVALCVFIVAFSRRAAAD
- a CDS encoding Crp/Fnr family transcriptional regulator, with translation MKTLVQVLGALPLFSRLSPDELGRLAALGGVQRYEKNQVIFNEGEPGVGFHVVLGGRVKVFKSSAEGREQILHIWTAGEIFGEVPVFAGGSYPASALALDAVRTFFLPRDGLLTFLRQRPELALKLLAALARRLHHFAGVIEDLSLREVPSRLAAYLLDLHAVEKGAQPVVELEISRGQLASLLGTIPETLSRIFSRLAREGLLEPLSARRLRLLDPEALAQLADRHRGKP